From the genome of Capricornis sumatraensis isolate serow.1 chromosome 17, serow.2, whole genome shotgun sequence, one region includes:
- the LOC138093439 gene encoding zinc finger protein 268-like isoform X2, translated as MDVFVDFTWEEWQLLDSAQKHLYRSVMLENYRNLVSLGYQYTKPSIIFQLEQEELWMMHSPIPANTCKCTIWEVDGCVEWHQENQGKLGSMAESYPCTAFGKLCLITANNASSRQRLHKCVTNGKSLKCNTGFSNNAGKNPNDFHALRESSFLSRHEQAVIGIKYCENDESGKTANRKPLLICQPVHMGEKLFECSSCAKAFSSKSNLLVHQETHEEAKPYKCDGCGKDFSNKSYLVAHQRAHTGEKLHECSDCQKTFSFNSQLVIHQRIHTQENPYECCECGKVFIRRDQLVSHQRTHSGLKPYGCHECGKAFGLKSQLIIHQRIHTGEKPYECSDCQKAFNTKSNLMVHQRTHTGEKPYSCSECGKAFTFKSQLIVHQGAHSGVKPYGCNQCGKAFSLKSQLIVHQRSHTGVKPYGCNQCGKAFRSKSYLIIHQRTHTGEKLHECCECGRAFSFNSQLVIHQRIHTGENPYECSECGKAFSRKYQLISHQRTHAGEKPYECSDCGKTFGLKSQLMIHQRTHTGEKPYKCSECQKAFNTKSNLIVHRRTHTGEKPYGCSECGKSFTFKSQLIVHQGAHTGVKPYGCNQCGKAFSLKSQLIVHQRSHTGLKPYGCIECGKAFRSKSYLIIHTRTHTGEKPHECSECGKSFSFNSQLIVHQRIHTGESPYECSDCGKAFNRKDQLISHQRTHAGEKPYGCSECGKAFSSKSYLIIHMRTHSGEKPYECHKCGKAFIWKSLLIVHERTHAGENPYKCSQCEKSFSGKLRLLVHQRMHTREKPYECNECKKAFIRKSQLIVHQRTHSGEKPYECSECGKTFSQKSILSAHQRTHTGEKPCKCAECGKAFCWKSQLIMHQRTHADEKHIGELNIRNFLSKVNSQEFLENSYRRETL; from the exons ATGGATGTGTTTGTGGACTTTACCTGGGAAGAGTGGCAGTTGCTGGACTCAGCTCAGAAGCACCTTTACAggagtgtgatgttggagaactATAGAAACCTGGTGTCCCTGG GATATCAATACACCAAACCCAGTATCATTTTCCAGTTGGAACAAGAAGAGCTGTGGATGATGCACAGCCCAA TTCCAGCCAATACCTGCAAATGTACCA TCTGGGAAGTTGATGGTTGTGTGGAGTGGCATCAGGAAAATCAAGGCAAGCTGGGAAGTATGGCAGAAAGCTATCCCTGTACTGCATTTGGAAAACTGTGTCTTATTACTGCAAATAATGCTTCTTCAAGACAGAGACTTCATAAATGTGTCACAAATGGGAAGAGTTTGAAATGTAATACAGGTTTCAGTAATAACGCTGGAAAGAATCCTaatgactttcatgcattgagggAATCATCCTTCCTTTCCAGACATGAACAAGCTGTTATTGGCataaaatattgtgaaaatgatgaaTCTGGAAAAACTGCCAACAGAAAGCCACTGCTTATTTGCCAACCAGTGCATATGGGAGAGAAATTGTTTGAATGCAGTTCCTGTGCGAAGGCCTTTAGCAGCAAGTCGAACCTTCTGGTGCATCAGGAAACTCATGAAGAAGCAAAACCCTACAAGTGTGATGGATGTGGGAAAGACTTCAGCAACAAGTCCTACCTCGTTGCACATCAGAGAgctcacacaggagagaaactaCATGAATGTAGTGATTGTCAGAAAACTTTTAGTTTCAATTCACAACTTGTTatacatcagagaattcacacaCAGGAGAATCCCTATGAATGCTGTGAATGCGGGAAAGTCTTCATTAGGAGGGACCAGCTTGTTTCCCACCAGAGAACTCATTCAGGACTGAAACCCTATGGATGTCATGAATGTGGGAAAGCTTTTGGTTTGAAATCACAACTCATTATACATcaaagaattcatactggagagaaaccctatgaatgcaGTGATTGTCAGAAAGCCTTTAATACAAAGTCTAACCTCATGGTTCATCAGAGAactcacacaggagagaaaccttataGTTGTAGTGAATGTGGGAAAGCTTTTACTTTCAAGTCACAGCTCATTGTACATCAGGGAGCACACAGTGGCGTCAAACCCTATGGATGTAATCAATgtggaaaagctttcagtttgaAGTCACAACTCATTGTACATCAGAGAAGTCACACAGGAGTGAAACCCTATGGATGCAATCAATGTGGGAAAGCTTTTAGGAGCAAGTCGTACCTCATTATACATCAGAGAactcacacaggagagaaactcCATGAATGCTGTGAATGTGGGAGAGCCTTCAGTTTTAATTCACAACTTGTTatacatcagagaattcacacagGGGAGAATCCCTATGAATGCAGtgagtgtgggaaagccttcagtcGGAAATACCAGCTCATTTCACACCAGAGAACTCATGCAGGGGAAAAGCCCTATGAATGCAGTGATTGTGGGAAAACTTTTGGTTTGAAATCACAGCTCATGATACATCAGCGAACTCATACAGGAGAGAAGCCCTACAAATGCAGTGAATGTCAGAAAGCCTTTAATACAAAGTCAAACCTTATTGTACATCGGAGAACCCACACAGGAGAAAAACCATATGGTTGTAGTGAATGTGGGAAATCCTTTACTTTTAAATCACAGCTCATTGTACATCAGGGAGCACACACTGGGGTAAAACCCTATGGTTGTAATcagtgtgggaaagccttcagttTGAAGTCACAGCTCATTGTACATCAGAGAAGTCACACAGGATTGAAACCCTATGGGTGCATTGAATGTGGGAAAGCTTTTAGGAGTAAGTCCTACCTCATCATACATACAAGGACTCACACAGGGGAGAAACCACATGAATGCAGTGAATGCGGGAAATCCTTCAGTTTTAACTCACAACTTATTgtacatcagagaattcatacaggAGAGAGTCCCTATGAATGCAGTGATTGTGGGAAAGCCTTTAATAGGAAAGACCAGCTCATCTCACATCAGCGAACTCATGCAGGGGAAAAACCTTATGGGTGTAGTgagtgtgggaaagcctttagTAGCAAGTCATATCTCATTATACATATGAGAACTCATTCAGGAGAGAAACCATATGAATGTCAcaaatgtgggaaagccttcattTGGAAGTCACTACTCATTGTACATGAGCGAACTCATGCAGGGGAAAACCCTTATAAATGCAGTCAGTGTGAGAAATCCTTCAGTGGGAAATTACGGCTCCTTGTACATCAGAGAATGCACACGAGAGAGAAGCCCTATGAATGCAATGAGTGTAAAAAAGCCTTCATTAGGAAGTCTCAGCTCATTGTACATCAGAGGACTCATTCAggggagaaaccctatgaatgcaGTGAGTGCGGAAAAACTTTCTCTCAGAAATCAATTCTCAGTGCACATCAGAGgactcatactggagagaaaccctgtAAATGCGctgaatgtgggaaagccttttgTTGGAAGTCACAACTCATTATGCATCAGAGAACTCATGCAGATGAGAAACATATTGGTGAGTTAAATATAAGAAACTTTCTCTCAAAAGTGAATTCACAGGAATTCCTAGAAAATTCATACAGGAGAGAAactttataa
- the LOC138093439 gene encoding zinc finger protein 268-like isoform X1, protein MDVFVDFTWEEWQLLDSAQKHLYRSVMLENYRNLVSLGYQYTKPSIIFQLEQEELWMMHSPSQGHSDEVWEVDGCVEWHQENQGKLGSMAESYPCTAFGKLCLITANNASSRQRLHKCVTNGKSLKCNTGFSNNAGKNPNDFHALRESSFLSRHEQAVIGIKYCENDESGKTANRKPLLICQPVHMGEKLFECSSCAKAFSSKSNLLVHQETHEEAKPYKCDGCGKDFSNKSYLVAHQRAHTGEKLHECSDCQKTFSFNSQLVIHQRIHTQENPYECCECGKVFIRRDQLVSHQRTHSGLKPYGCHECGKAFGLKSQLIIHQRIHTGEKPYECSDCQKAFNTKSNLMVHQRTHTGEKPYSCSECGKAFTFKSQLIVHQGAHSGVKPYGCNQCGKAFSLKSQLIVHQRSHTGVKPYGCNQCGKAFRSKSYLIIHQRTHTGEKLHECCECGRAFSFNSQLVIHQRIHTGENPYECSECGKAFSRKYQLISHQRTHAGEKPYECSDCGKTFGLKSQLMIHQRTHTGEKPYKCSECQKAFNTKSNLIVHRRTHTGEKPYGCSECGKSFTFKSQLIVHQGAHTGVKPYGCNQCGKAFSLKSQLIVHQRSHTGLKPYGCIECGKAFRSKSYLIIHTRTHTGEKPHECSECGKSFSFNSQLIVHQRIHTGESPYECSDCGKAFNRKDQLISHQRTHAGEKPYGCSECGKAFSSKSYLIIHMRTHSGEKPYECHKCGKAFIWKSLLIVHERTHAGENPYKCSQCEKSFSGKLRLLVHQRMHTREKPYECNECKKAFIRKSQLIVHQRTHSGEKPYECSECGKTFSQKSILSAHQRTHTGEKPCKCAECGKAFCWKSQLIMHQRTHADEKHIGELNIRNFLSKVNSQEFLENSYRRETL, encoded by the exons ATGGATGTGTTTGTGGACTTTACCTGGGAAGAGTGGCAGTTGCTGGACTCAGCTCAGAAGCACCTTTACAggagtgtgatgttggagaactATAGAAACCTGGTGTCCCTGG GATATCAATACACCAAACCCAGTATCATTTTCCAGTTGGAACAAGAAGAGCTGTGGATGATGCACAGCCCAAGTCAGGGCCATTCAG ACGAAGTCTGGGAAGTTGATGGTTGTGTGGAGTGGCATCAGGAAAATCAAGGCAAGCTGGGAAGTATGGCAGAAAGCTATCCCTGTACTGCATTTGGAAAACTGTGTCTTATTACTGCAAATAATGCTTCTTCAAGACAGAGACTTCATAAATGTGTCACAAATGGGAAGAGTTTGAAATGTAATACAGGTTTCAGTAATAACGCTGGAAAGAATCCTaatgactttcatgcattgagggAATCATCCTTCCTTTCCAGACATGAACAAGCTGTTATTGGCataaaatattgtgaaaatgatgaaTCTGGAAAAACTGCCAACAGAAAGCCACTGCTTATTTGCCAACCAGTGCATATGGGAGAGAAATTGTTTGAATGCAGTTCCTGTGCGAAGGCCTTTAGCAGCAAGTCGAACCTTCTGGTGCATCAGGAAACTCATGAAGAAGCAAAACCCTACAAGTGTGATGGATGTGGGAAAGACTTCAGCAACAAGTCCTACCTCGTTGCACATCAGAGAgctcacacaggagagaaactaCATGAATGTAGTGATTGTCAGAAAACTTTTAGTTTCAATTCACAACTTGTTatacatcagagaattcacacaCAGGAGAATCCCTATGAATGCTGTGAATGCGGGAAAGTCTTCATTAGGAGGGACCAGCTTGTTTCCCACCAGAGAACTCATTCAGGACTGAAACCCTATGGATGTCATGAATGTGGGAAAGCTTTTGGTTTGAAATCACAACTCATTATACATcaaagaattcatactggagagaaaccctatgaatgcaGTGATTGTCAGAAAGCCTTTAATACAAAGTCTAACCTCATGGTTCATCAGAGAactcacacaggagagaaaccttataGTTGTAGTGAATGTGGGAAAGCTTTTACTTTCAAGTCACAGCTCATTGTACATCAGGGAGCACACAGTGGCGTCAAACCCTATGGATGTAATCAATgtggaaaagctttcagtttgaAGTCACAACTCATTGTACATCAGAGAAGTCACACAGGAGTGAAACCCTATGGATGCAATCAATGTGGGAAAGCTTTTAGGAGCAAGTCGTACCTCATTATACATCAGAGAactcacacaggagagaaactcCATGAATGCTGTGAATGTGGGAGAGCCTTCAGTTTTAATTCACAACTTGTTatacatcagagaattcacacagGGGAGAATCCCTATGAATGCAGtgagtgtgggaaagccttcagtcGGAAATACCAGCTCATTTCACACCAGAGAACTCATGCAGGGGAAAAGCCCTATGAATGCAGTGATTGTGGGAAAACTTTTGGTTTGAAATCACAGCTCATGATACATCAGCGAACTCATACAGGAGAGAAGCCCTACAAATGCAGTGAATGTCAGAAAGCCTTTAATACAAAGTCAAACCTTATTGTACATCGGAGAACCCACACAGGAGAAAAACCATATGGTTGTAGTGAATGTGGGAAATCCTTTACTTTTAAATCACAGCTCATTGTACATCAGGGAGCACACACTGGGGTAAAACCCTATGGTTGTAATcagtgtgggaaagccttcagttTGAAGTCACAGCTCATTGTACATCAGAGAAGTCACACAGGATTGAAACCCTATGGGTGCATTGAATGTGGGAAAGCTTTTAGGAGTAAGTCCTACCTCATCATACATACAAGGACTCACACAGGGGAGAAACCACATGAATGCAGTGAATGCGGGAAATCCTTCAGTTTTAACTCACAACTTATTgtacatcagagaattcatacaggAGAGAGTCCCTATGAATGCAGTGATTGTGGGAAAGCCTTTAATAGGAAAGACCAGCTCATCTCACATCAGCGAACTCATGCAGGGGAAAAACCTTATGGGTGTAGTgagtgtgggaaagcctttagTAGCAAGTCATATCTCATTATACATATGAGAACTCATTCAGGAGAGAAACCATATGAATGTCAcaaatgtgggaaagccttcattTGGAAGTCACTACTCATTGTACATGAGCGAACTCATGCAGGGGAAAACCCTTATAAATGCAGTCAGTGTGAGAAATCCTTCAGTGGGAAATTACGGCTCCTTGTACATCAGAGAATGCACACGAGAGAGAAGCCCTATGAATGCAATGAGTGTAAAAAAGCCTTCATTAGGAAGTCTCAGCTCATTGTACATCAGAGGACTCATTCAggggagaaaccctatgaatgcaGTGAGTGCGGAAAAACTTTCTCTCAGAAATCAATTCTCAGTGCACATCAGAGgactcatactggagagaaaccctgtAAATGCGctgaatgtgggaaagccttttgTTGGAAGTCACAACTCATTATGCATCAGAGAACTCATGCAGATGAGAAACATATTGGTGAGTTAAATATAAGAAACTTTCTCTCAAAAGTGAATTCACAGGAATTCCTAGAAAATTCATACAGGAGAGAAactttataa